The Aerococcaceae bacterium DSM 111021 region ACTATGTTGACCCGATTCATTACTTTCGTTATTTTTCCACCGAATTCTAATCCACCTAAAGCAATTATTTATTTAGGGTCTGTTCTACCAACAGCAGCAATGGGATTGATTGTTGTATTTGCTTTACGAAATACAAAGATATTAAATTATCCTTATGCGGCACCTGAAATTATCGCGACCCTTTCAATAATCGCTATCCATTATTGGAAACGTAATACAATACTCAGTATTTTAGTTGGTACTGTTATCTATATGTTTCTAGTTCAAAGTGTATTTTAAAAAAGACCTTTCTTAGTCAAAAAACTAAGCAAGGTCTTTTATTTTTTTCTATTACATTTCTTCTGGCGCTTCTACACCTAATAGGCTTAAAGCGTCTTTAATTACTATCGTTACAGCTTTAACTAATGCCATACGAGATTCTAATTGGTCATCTTCGTTTAAAATTCTAACATTCGCATAGTATTTATTAAACTGCTGCGCTAATTGAATCACATATTTAGCAACCACTGATGGTTCAAATCGTTGAATCGCATTCTCAACAATTCTTGAGTAGTCAGCAATTTTCTTAATAATTTCCCAGCTATATGCATCATTTAAATTGACAATTGTTTCTGCTGAGATGTCTTTATTGTATTTACGCATCATACTCATTGAACGTGCGTATGTATATTGTACATATGGTCCAGTTTCACCTTCAAATTGAACAATATCTTTAAGGTTAAAATCAAAGTTATTCATACGATCTGTTTTAAGGTCGTGGAATACAACTGCTCCTACACCTACTTGATGTGCTACTTGTTCTTTATTAGGTAAAGCTGGGTTTTTCGCGTTGATTTGTTCTGAAGCTAAATCAATCGCATCATTTAATACTTGTTCTAATAAAACAATTTTCCCTTTACGCGTTGATAACTTTTTACCATTTAATGTAATTAAACCAAATGGAACATGAGTCATCTCGCTATACCAGTCATAACCTAATTTGTTTAAAACAGCTTTTAATTGTTTAAAGTGAACACTTTGTTCATTACCTACAACGTAAACGTTTTTAGAAAAATTATAAGTATTGTGACGGTAAATTGCAGCTGCTAAATCACGAGTAACATAAAGAGTCGCACCATCTGACTTTTTAATTAATGCTGGTGGTAAGTTCTCTTCTTCAAGATCAACAATTGTTGCTCCTTGGTCGATCTTAGTAATACCTTTTTCTTCTAATTCATCAATAACATTTTGCATTTTATCGTTATAAAATGCTTCACCATTGAATGAATCGAATTCGATATTAAGCATGTCATAAACTTTTTGGAATTCTTTAATTGACTCTTCTTTAAACCAAGACCATAATTCAAACATTTCTTGATCGCCATCTTCAAGTTTCTTGAAGGCAGCTCTCGCTTCATCATCTAATTCTGGGTCTTCTTCAGCTTTTTCGTGAAAATCAACATATAATTTTACTAATTCGTTGATTGGATCGACTTTAACTTTTTCCTCGTCTCCCCATTTTTTGTAAGCTACGATTAATTTACCAAATTGAGTTCCCCAATCACCTAAATGATTAATACGCACCGCATTATATCCTGTTTTCTCAGCTAAATTAGCAATTGCATTACCGATTACTGTTGAACGTAAATGTCCCATTGACATTGGTTTTGCGATATTTGGTGAAGACATATCAATTGTCATCGCTTCGCCATTACCAATATTTTGAGAACCGTAGTCATTTTCTTCAGTAAGAACTTGATTTACTAATGTATTTCCTACATTTTCACGTTTAAGAAACACATTGATATATGGTCCAACTGCTTCAACGCTTTCAAAGTTTTCCATATTAATTTGTTCAGCAATATCACTTGCAATTTGTTGTGGCGCTTTACGGAACACTTTAGCTAAAGCAAAAGCTGGAAACGCTAAGTCTCCATGTTCAGTATTGTTTGGTACTTCAATTAATTTAATGATTTCTTCTTTATTTAAATGCTCACCAACAATCGGTGTTAAAGCATTAACATATATTTGTTTTATATCCATCGTATATATTC contains the following coding sequences:
- a CDS encoding AzlD domain-containing protein codes for the protein MTQTQLWITFAIIAGFTMLTRFITFVIFPPNSNPPKAIIYLGSVLPTAAMGLIVVFALRNTKILNYPYAAPEIIATLSIIAIHYWKRNTILSILVGTVIYMFLVQSVF
- a CDS encoding arginine--tRNA ligase, which produces MDIKQIYVNALTPIVGEHLNKEEIIKLIEVPNNTEHGDLAFPAFALAKVFRKAPQQIASDIAEQINMENFESVEAVGPYINVFLKRENVGNTLVNQVLTEENDYGSQNIGNGEAMTIDMSSPNIAKPMSMGHLRSTVIGNAIANLAEKTGYNAVRINHLGDWGTQFGKLIVAYKKWGDEEKVKVDPINELVKLYVDFHEKAEEDPELDDEARAAFKKLEDGDQEMFELWSWFKEESIKEFQKVYDMLNIEFDSFNGEAFYNDKMQNVIDELEEKGITKIDQGATIVDLEEENLPPALIKKSDGATLYVTRDLAAAIYRHNTYNFSKNVYVVGNEQSVHFKQLKAVLNKLGYDWYSEMTHVPFGLITLNGKKLSTRKGKIVLLEQVLNDAIDLASEQINAKNPALPNKEQVAHQVGVGAVVFHDLKTDRMNNFDFNLKDIVQFEGETGPYVQYTYARSMSMMRKYNKDISAETIVNLNDAYSWEIIKKIADYSRIVENAIQRFEPSVVAKYVIQLAQQFNKYYANVRILNEDDQLESRMALVKAVTIVIKDALSLLGVEAPEEM